A window from Streptomyces subrutilus encodes these proteins:
- a CDS encoding type Z 30S ribosomal protein S14, with protein sequence MAKKALIAKAARKPKFGVRAYTRCQRCGRPHSVYRKFGLCRVCLREMAHRGELPGVTKSSW encoded by the coding sequence ATGGCGAAGAAGGCTCTCATCGCGAAGGCTGCCCGCAAGCCCAAGTTCGGTGTGCGTGCGTACACCCGCTGCCAGCGCTGCGGTCGTCCCCACTCCGTGTACCGCAAGTTCGGCCTGTGCCGCGTCTGCCTTCGTGAGATGGCTCACCGTGGCGAGCTGCCGGGCGTGACCAAGAGCTCCTGGTAA
- the rplE gene encoding 50S ribosomal protein L5: MATTPRLKTKYREDIAGKLREEFSYENVMQIPGLVKIVVNMGVGDAARDSKLIDGAIKDLTTITGQKPAVTKARKSIAQFKLREGQPIGCHVTLRGDRMWEFLDRTLSLALPRIRDFRGLSPKQFDGRGNYTFGLTEQVMFHEIDQDKIDRTRGMDITVVTTATNDDEGRALLRHLGFPFKEA, encoded by the coding sequence GAGGACATCGCGGGCAAGCTGCGTGAGGAGTTCTCCTACGAGAACGTCATGCAGATCCCCGGCCTCGTGAAGATCGTGGTCAACATGGGTGTGGGCGACGCCGCCCGCGACTCCAAGCTGATCGACGGCGCCATCAAGGACCTGACGACGATCACCGGTCAGAAGCCGGCCGTCACGAAGGCCCGGAAGTCCATCGCGCAGTTCAAGCTGCGTGAGGGTCAGCCGATCGGCTGCCACGTCACCCTCCGTGGTGACCGCATGTGGGAGTTCCTGGACCGTACGCTGTCGCTCGCGCTGCCGCGTATCCGTGACTTCCGTGGTCTGTCGCCGAAGCAGTTCGACGGCCGTGGCAACTACACCTTCGGTCTCACGGAGCAGGTCATGTTCCACGAGATCGACCAGGACAAGATCGACCGTACCCGGGGTATGGACATCACCGTGGTCACCACGGCGACCAACGACGACGAGGGCCGCGCCCTCCTTCGTCACCTCGGCTTCCCCTTCAAGGAGGCGTAA